Proteins encoded together in one Leptospira ellinghausenii window:
- a CDS encoding class I SAM-dependent methyltransferase yields MIEIANPPLSITAESVVNNYNLFARSKSLPESLHLYPNGKRFYGEWDYGQNFKNISEYKGAYSIQDLVRIKACIPDMGNLLHVFSGSIPAGPYSRLDNNFAVIGTPVPGRDVVGDASDAHLYFDEDSFDVVMADPPWSKYHSEEIYNCSLVDKTKVMKSLFRVLKPGGIVIWKDFSKPIWSGTDFDYLGRICIDPSSGHDDRSFKFFKKKEIL; encoded by the coding sequence ATGATAGAAATCGCAAATCCTCCTCTTTCAATTACTGCAGAATCTGTTGTGAATAATTATAACTTATTCGCAAGATCAAAGAGTCTTCCGGAATCACTCCATCTTTATCCGAATGGAAAACGATTCTATGGAGAGTGGGATTACGGCCAGAATTTCAAAAACATTTCAGAATACAAAGGTGCCTATTCCATCCAAGATTTAGTTAGGATAAAGGCATGCATTCCAGACATGGGTAATCTACTTCATGTATTTTCAGGATCCATTCCAGCTGGTCCCTATTCTAGACTGGATAATAACTTCGCTGTGATTGGTACACCAGTTCCAGGCCGTGACGTAGTAGGGGATGCATCTGACGCTCACTTATATTTTGATGAAGACTCCTTTGATGTAGTAATGGCCGACCCACCTTGGAGTAAGTATCATAGTGAAGAAATTTATAACTGTAGTTTGGTGGATAAAACCAAAGTGATGAAATCTCTTTTCCGGGTTCTGAAACCTGGTGGAATCGTAATATGGAAAGATTTTTCTAAGCCAATTTGGTCAGGAACTGATTTTGATTATTTAGGGAGAATCTGTATAGATCCTTCTTCCGGCCACGATGATAGAAGTTTCAAATTTTTTAAGAAAAAGGAGATCCTATGA